Genomic DNA from Streptomyces sp. PCS3-D2:
CCGGCCCGCTGCCCGGAACGACTCCGGGTCGTGCGTGGGCTCGCCCAGGGCGAGCCAGCGGCACAGGACCCGTGCGGCGCGCGGGTGCCGTACGGAGTAGTCGGCCATGACCTCGCCGCCTTCGTCCGCCGTGAGGAAGTGCGCGCTGACCGGATAGACCGTCCGACCGACCTGGATGGTCACCTTCGGAACGTGCCGCAGGTTCCGGTACCACTGGGCCTGGGCCCCGAATCCCGAGGCGACGGTCCAGCTCCCCCGGGCCGGATCGTGAGCCACCACCTCCAGACAGACCTCGCGGGGCTGCCCGGACACGCGCCCGATGTGCCGGAGGAGAAGCATCCGCCTGCCG
This window encodes:
- a CDS encoding nitroreductase family deazaflavin-dependent oxidoreductase, with translation MSPRQRPQAPTGWRRAVARLPIGLYRIGLGALLGRRMLLLRHIGRVSGQPREVCLEVVAHDPARGSWTVASGFGAQAQWYRNLRHVPKVTIQVGRTVYPVSAHFLTADEGGEVMADYSVRHPRAARVLCRWLALGEPTHDPESFRAAGRQIPFVRLDEVPPRRWG